One stretch of Fibrobacter succinogenes DNA includes these proteins:
- the glgA gene encoding glycogen synthase codes for MNAAILTNEFPPEIYGGAGIHVKFLSQELSKLCHIEARCFGPQNDDADNIRAIGFSQKLEHNPADERFKKILKPLDINLQWMSSLKDIDVIHCHTWYSHFGGVVASRLLQCPLILTTHSLEPHRPWKAEQLGVGGYNMSCWIERTAYEAADGVIAVSEGMKRDVMKLYGVPEDRVKVIYNGIDPDFYKPTFDEEILKKWGVDPKRPFVLFVGRITRQKGISQLIQAIPQIDKNAQVVLCAGAPDTQELADECKSLIEKVQATRDGVVWIQDAVPHTELRVLYSHATVFATPSLYEPFGIINLEAMSCGTPVVGSAVGGIPEIIVDGETGYLVPLKAVSATNFEPADPKAFQTDFANKLNKILENPELAKKMGEVSRKRAIDVFSWKTIAKQTFDFYQECIERYKREGKRV; via the coding sequence ATGAACGCTGCTATCCTTACTAATGAGTTTCCGCCAGAAATCTATGGCGGTGCAGGTATTCACGTCAAGTTCTTGAGTCAGGAACTTTCGAAGCTCTGCCACATCGAAGCCCGCTGCTTTGGCCCGCAGAACGACGATGCTGACAATATTCGTGCCATTGGTTTTAGCCAGAAGCTCGAACACAATCCGGCAGACGAACGTTTCAAGAAAATCTTGAAGCCGCTGGACATCAATCTTCAGTGGATGTCTTCGCTCAAGGATATCGATGTGATTCATTGCCATACGTGGTATAGCCATTTCGGTGGCGTGGTGGCAAGTCGCCTTTTGCAGTGCCCGCTCATTCTCACAACGCATTCGCTCGAACCGCACCGTCCGTGGAAGGCCGAACAGCTGGGTGTCGGCGGCTATAACATGAGTTGCTGGATTGAACGCACCGCTTACGAAGCCGCTGATGGTGTGATTGCCGTGAGCGAAGGCATGAAACGCGATGTGATGAAGCTTTATGGTGTGCCGGAAGATCGTGTGAAGGTTATCTACAATGGTATCGATCCGGACTTTTACAAGCCTACTTTCGATGAAGAAATCTTGAAGAAGTGGGGCGTGGATCCGAAGCGTCCGTTTGTGCTGTTCGTGGGGCGCATTACGCGCCAGAAGGGCATTAGCCAATTGATTCAGGCTATCCCGCAAATCGACAAGAACGCCCAGGTTGTGCTTTGCGCCGGTGCGCCGGATACGCAGGAACTTGCCGACGAATGCAAGAGCTTGATTGAAAAGGTTCAGGCAACGCGTGATGGCGTCGTTTGGATTCAGGATGCTGTACCGCATACGGAACTCCGCGTGCTCTATAGCCATGCGACCGTGTTTGCGACCCCGTCGCTTTACGAGCCGTTCGGCATTATCAACCTCGAAGCCATGAGCTGCGGCACTCCGGTTGTGGGTTCTGCAGTCGGTGGCATCCCGGAAATCATCGTCGATGGCGAAACGGGTTACCTTGTGCCGCTCAAGGCTGTGTCTGCGACGAACTTTGAACCGGCCGACCCGAAGGCCTTCCAGACGGACTTTGCGAACAAGCTTAACAAGATTCTCGAAAATCCGGAACTTGCGAAGAAAATGGGCGAAGTCAGCCGCAAGCGCGCTATTGACGTGTTCAGCTGGAAGACGATTGCCAAGCAGACATTCGACTT